One Rosa chinensis cultivar Old Blush chromosome 5, RchiOBHm-V2, whole genome shotgun sequence genomic region harbors:
- the LOC112201705 gene encoding oxygen-evolving enhancer protein 3-2, chloroplastic yields MAQAMASMAGLHGSSQAVLEGSSLHLSGSSRLNIVGNSTRLAVTRPGFAIRAQQVPAEPETSRRAMLGLVAVGLASGSFVQAVLAEAKPIKIGPPPPPSGGLPGTENSDEARDLDLPLKKRFFLQPLTPAQAAARAKESAKEILAVKSFIDKKAWPFVQNDLRLRASYLRYDLKTVLAAKSKEEKESLKTLAGKLFQDLDNLDYAAKIKSTPQAEKYYAEAVSSLNNVVAKLG; encoded by the exons ATGGCACAAGCTATGGCTTCAATGGCTGGTCTACACGGTTCCTCCCAGGCTGTGTTGGAAGGCAGCAGCCTCCATCTAAGCGGCTCATCTCGCTTGAACATAGTAGGTAACAGCACCAGGCTAGCGGTGACAAGGCCCGGCTTTGCCATTAGAGCTCAGCAAGTGCCCGCTGAGCCTGAGACTAGCCGTCGCGCTATGCTCGGTCTTGTGGCAGTTGGTTTGGCCTCGGGATCTTTTGTTCAGGCTGTGCTTGCTGAGGCTAAGCCCATCAAAATCGGCCCTCCTCCCCCGCCATCCGGTGGATTGC CTGGAACTGAGAACTCGGATGAGGCAAGAGACCTTGATCTGCCATTGAAGAAGAGGTTCTTCTTGCAGCCACTGACTCCAGCTCAGGCTGCCGCAAGGGCAAAGGAGTCAGCCAAGGAAATCCTTGCCGTCAAGTCGTTCATAGACAAGAAGGCATGGCCATTTGTCCAGAACGATCTTCGTCTCAGGGCTTCATATCTCCGATATGACCTCAAAACAGTCCTCGCTGCCAAgtccaaggaagagaaggagtCATTGAAGACACTCGCAGGAAAGCTCTTCCAAGACCTTGACAAT TTGGACTATGCAGCAAAGATCAAAAGCACCCCACAAGCGGAGAAGTACTATGCCGAAGCTGTATCTAGCCTTAATAATGTTGTTGCAAAGCTTGGTTAA
- the LOC112202031 gene encoding F-box protein At2g40910, with protein sequence MTEEVYELPFDVILEILTWLPVNSLLRFKCVCKQWCSLIKEDRKFITKYMDRATPLQLTHLHKCGDFYKVDYGYGLYLEKSDDFGCRIRNPATQQVLYLPYADEDIVLLRFYYDSVTDERKVLRRRNSDNVLSYTFEIITIGKDDQWRPLYNIGKSPRSVHFYGADEGSDWLYNDFNTVPPEIHSCDTRRECITTNAVPPGAFTDLTKVSVLLWNDRLAVGDIANEALNVLVLEDFKEHKWSKNKIVGPLKFLKDDPLFQKNWSIPWSFDSEKLMFLMRVNGSLRRIFYDTRREIIMKIKDERMEPGMEHMEFYRPSLVTVKGMIPENAGSIASNIS encoded by the coding sequence ATGACTGAAGAAGTGTATGAGCTTCCTTTCGATGTTATCCTTGAGATTTTGACTTGGTTGCCAGTAAATTCTCTACTAAGATTTAAGTGTGTCTGCAAGCAATGGTGTTCCTTGATCAAGGAAGATCGCAAGTTCATCACAAAATATATGGATCGGGCTACTCCTCTCCAACTTACTCATCTGCATAAATGCGGAGATTTCTACAAAGTGGACTATGGCTATGGCTTATATCTGGAAAAAAGTGATGATTTTGGCTGTCGTATCAGAAATCCTGCAACCCAACAAGTACTTTACTTACCCTATGCAGATGAGGATATTGTCCTACTACGTTTTTATTATGATTCAGTCACCGATGAGCGTAAAGTGCTACGTCGTCGCAATTCAGATAATGTTTTATCATATACATTTGAAATTATAACAATTGGAAAGGATGACCAATGGAGACCCCTATATAATATTGGCAAATCACCAAGGTCTGTACATTTTTATGGAGCAGATGAGGGTTCAGATTGGTTATATAACGACTTTAATACTGTACCCCCAGAAATTCATTCTTGTGATACGAGGAGGGAATGTATCACGACTAATGCTGTACCCCCAGGAGCTTTTACAGATTTGACAAAAGTATCGGTTCTCCTTTGGAACGATCGTCTCGCTGTTGGTGATATAGCAAATGAAGCCCTAAATGTCTTGGTGTTAGAGGACTTCAAGGAGCACAAATGGAGCAAAAACAAGATCGTTGGTCCCTTGAAATTTTTGAAGGATGACCCTCTTTTCCAGAAGAATTGGAGTATTCCTTGGTCATTTGATTCTGAGAAACTCATGTTCCTTATGAGGGTGAATGGATCATTAAGGCGCATTTTTTATGACACGAGAAGGGAGATAATTATGAAGATCAAAGATGAACGAATGGAGCCTGGGATGGAACATATGGAATTCTATAGGCCAAGCCTAGTGACTGTTAAGGGAATGATACCTGAAAATGCTGGATCGATAGCTAGTAACATCAGTTAA
- the LOC112166588 gene encoding sulfite exporter TauE/SafE family protein 2: MKNRKVALLTLSLSILITSNPSQAKQTQPISDVFRIDNMFNNTYEWFSLYRKPHETQLELSTPLVVAGILCFIAASISSAGGIGGGGLFIPILTLVAGLDLRIASSLSAFMVTGGSVANVMYNLCIKGSTKFGGKSLIDYDIALLSEPCMLLGVSLGVICNLVFPEWLITVLFALFLVWTTSMSCRNGLVYWKMESEVMKMRNGCDRLENGLTKDGAGDETEGNRGVTEPLLGVRTEENCMLRFPWMKMGVLILVWCSFCLVYLLRGNRYGQGIIPIEPCGVGYWVLSASQIPLAIVYTVWILCRKENLQHHTLNTQKDIEDLNKVGPSNKLVFPLMALLAGILGGVFGIGGGMLISPLLLQVGIAPEVTAATCSFMVFFSSSMSAFQYLLLGMEHADTALIFAVTCFVASLLGLVVLQRAIKVYGRASLIVFSVSIVMALSTVLMTSFGALHVWSDYKSGRYMGFKLPC, encoded by the exons ATGAAGAACCGTAAGGTTGCATTGTTAACTCTATCGCTTTCCATCCTCATCACTTCCAATCCTTCCCAAGCAAAACAAACTCAACCCATCTCAGATGTCTTTAGAATTGACAACATGTTCAACAACACCTATGAATGGTTCAGCCTCTATAGAAAACCCCATGAAACCCAGCTCGAGTTGTCTACCCCACTTGTGGTGGCAGGAATCTTGTGCTTCATAGCTGCCTCTATATCCAGTGCTGGTGGgattggtggtggtgggttgTTCATACCAATACTGACCCTAGTGGCAGGTCTTGATCTCAGAATAGCCTCTAGTCTCTCAGCTTTCATGGTCACCGGAGGCTCGGTCGCGAATGTCATGTACAACTTGTGCATCAAAGGTAGCACCAAATTTGGTGGCAAGTCTCTGATTGACTATGACATAGCACTTCTATCAGAACCATGTATGTTACTAGGAGTGAGTCTAGGAGTGATTTGCAACCTTGTATTCCCAGAGTGGCTGATCACTGTACTCTTTGCGCTTTTCCTTGTTTGGACTACCTCAATGAGCTGTAGAAATGGGCTGGTGTACTGGAAAATGGAATCAGaagtgatgaagatgaggaatGGTTGTGACAGACTGGAAAATGGGTTGACGAAAGACGGGGCAGGCGATGAAACAGAAGGGAACAGAGGGGTTACAGAACCGCTTTTAGGAGTAAGAACAGAAGAAAACTGCATGCTAAGATTTCCATGGATGAAAATGGGGGTATTAATTCTGGTCTGGTGCTCTTTCTGCCTAGTCTACCTTCTTCGTGGCAATCGATATGGACAG GGCATTATACCAATAGAGCCTTGTGGAGTGGGATATTGGGTTCTCTCAGCTTCCCAAATTCCTCTTGCCATAGTTTATACAGTCTGGATTCTGTGCAGAAAAGAGAATCTTCAACATCATACTTTAAACACCCAAAAG GATATTGAGGATCTGAACAAAGTTGGACCATCAAACAAGCTAGTTTTCCCACTAATGGCACTATTAGCAGGGATTTTAGGGGGTGTCTTTGGGATTGGAGGTGGAATGCTTATaagccctcttcttcttcaggttGGGATAGCGCCTGAGGTAACGGCTGCGACTTGTTCTTTCATGGTgttcttctcatcttccatgtCCGCATTTCAGTACTTATTGTTGGGCATGGAGCACGCAGACACCGCGCTCATCTTCGCCGTCACTTGTTTTGTTGCATCACTTCTTGGACTGGTAGTGCTGCAGAGAGCAATCAAAGTTTATGGAAGGGCTTCTCTCATTGTATTCTCAGTTAGCATAGTGATGGCTTTAAGTACAGTTTTGATGACTAGCTTTGGGGCCCTTCATGTATGGAGTGACTATAAATCTGGAAGATACATGGGCTTCAAACTACCATGTTAA
- the LOC112168339 gene encoding kinesin-like protein KIN-14D, translated as MASRNQNRPPRSPSTKKIGVDEVPLDKRRRITGKADGQSSMGRPRLPFSSVNKRQEGGAASETASVEGSDCGEAERVFTKEEVEELLNKKYKEKKFDHKGNAQQLAAYHKNLKDCIKWYLKVEKEHLLEVERLQNLLNSAEKKCEDTEVEMKNVVEELNAINSNLRQTIATLEEKLAKEESEKMDAISSHRKEKDARAAAEKLQVALSGELEKVREAKLVVEQRAIKFEDDYNRTQEYNKSLQQYNSKLQSDVNTMDESRKRAENEKLTMVENLSNLRGHKKALEDQLASLKASHDDALKQKECLRGQLQEVRDDRDHHVKENHDLKAEVVKHFAELDKLAQKTKELEETCSSQMMQIDSLKHERDQLRHERDVLKQERDSALEKIEMVDLSASEISTRFEEQKRVERELRGRIAEFEQKIFEGERLRKKLHNDILELKGNIRVFCRVRPLLPDDATEVPVISYPTSTEELGRGIDLVQTGQKYHFTFDKVFDHAASQQDVFVEISQLVQSALDGYKVCIFAYGQTGSGKTYTMMGRPENPDQKGLIPRSVDQIFQTSQSLQAQGWKYRMQASMLEIYNETIRDLLSSNRPSGAELTRTESGVGKQYTIKHDVNGNTHVSDLTIIDVCSKREISSLLQQAAQSRSVGKTHMNEQSSRSHLVFTLRITGINENTEQQVQGVLNLIDLAGSERLSRSGATGDRLKETQAINKSLSSLSDVIFALAKKEDHVPFRNSKLTYLLQPCLGGDSKTLMFVNVSPDSTSVGESLCSLRFAHRVNACEIGVPRRQTTARPTSDSRLSYG; from the exons ATGGCTTCGCGCAACCAGAATAGGCCTCCCCGTAGTCCCTCTACT AAGAAGATTGGTGTTGATGAAGTTCCGTTAGACAAGCGGAGGAGGATAACAGGAAAAGCAGACGGCCAGAGTAGCATGGGGCGACCACGGCTGCCATTTAGTTCTGTTAACAAGAGGCAAGAAGGTGGAGCTGCCAGTGAGACTGCCAGTGTGGAGGGTTCAGACTGCGGCGAGGCTGAGAGAGTGTTCACAAAAGAAGAAGTCGAGGAGTTGTTGAACAAGaagtataaagagaagaagTTTGATCACAAG GGGAACGCCCAACAACTAGCCGCATATCATAAAAACCTAAAGGATTGCATTAAATGGTACCTGAAGGTTGAGAAAGAACATCTTCTTGAGGTGGAAAGGCTTCAGAATTTATTGAATTCTGCTGAAAAGAAGTGCGAGGATACTG AGGTGGAGATGAAGAACGTGGTAGAAGAACTCAATGCCATCAATTCAAATTTGCGACAAACTATAGCTACCCTAGAAGAGAAACTCGCAAAGGAAGAATCAGAAAAGATG GATGCAATTAGTAGtcatagaaaagaaaaggacgCAAGGGCTGCTGCTGAGAAGTTGCAAGTTGCTCTCTCAGGCGAGCTTGAAAAAGTACGGGAAGCGAAATTAGTTGTTGAGCAGAGG GCTATCAAGTTTGAGGATGATTATAATCGAACACAAGAGTATAACAAGAGTTTGCAACAGTATAATAGCAAACTGCAAAGTGATGTTAACACAATGGATGAGTCCAGGAAACGAGCAGAAAATGAGAAGCTGACTATGGTGGAGAACCTTAGCAACTTGAGGGGTCACAAGAAGGCATTAGAAGATCAATTGGCTTCACTTAAA GCTTCACATGATGATGCTTTGAAGCAAAAAGAATGTCTTCGAGGGCAATTGCAAGAGGTTAGAGATGACCGTGATCACCATGTAAAAGAGAATCATGATTTGAAGGCTGAAGTTGTGAAGCATTTTGCAGAGTTAGATAAACTGGCCCAGAAAACTAAAGAGTTGGAG GAGACATGTTCATCTCAAATGATGCAGATAGATTCATTAAAGCATGAGAGAGATCAATTAAGGCATGAAAGAGATGTATTAAAGCAGGAGCGAGATTCTGCTCTTGAGAAAATTGAG aTGGTTGATTTATCTGCTTCAGAAATAAGCACAAGATTTGAAGAGCAAAAGAGAGTTGAGCGTGAACTCCGAGGTCGCATAGCTGAATTTGAGCAGAAAATTTTTGAAGGAGAGAGATTAAGAAAAAAACTCCACAATGATATTCTG GAATTAAAAGGCAATATTCGAGTATTCTGCCGTGTACGTCCATTGCTACCTGATGATGCCACTGAAGTCCCAGTCATTTCATATCCTACATCAACAGAAGAACTAGGTCGTGGAATTGACTTAGTGCAGACTG GGCAAAAGTATCACTTTACATTTGACAAAGTATTTGATCATGCGGCATCGCAACAGGATGTTTTTGTGGAAATATCGCAACTTGTACAAAGTGCACTCGACGGCTACAAG GTTTGCATATTCGCCTATGGTCAAACGGGTTCTGGTAAAACATATACCATGATGGGTAGACCAGAAAATCCAGACCAAAAGGGATTGATACCTCGGTCAGTAGACCAGATATTCCAAACAAGTCAATCTCTTCAAGCTCAGGGCTGGAAGTATAGGATGCAG GCCTCAATGCTTGAGATCTACAACGAGACAATCCGTGACTTGTTATCTTCAAATCGACCAAGTGGTGCAGAGTTGACAAGGACAGAAAGCGGTGTGGGCAAACAATATACAATAAAGCATGATGTCAATGGAAACACACACGTATCTGACCTCACTATCATTGATGTTTGCAGTAAAAGGGAGATTTCCTCTCTTCTACAACAGGCTGCTCAGAGTAG GTCTGTAGGCAAGACACACATGAACGAGCAGTCATCGAGAAGCCACCTTGTGTTCACATTGCGTATAACTGGTATCAATGAG AATACCGAACAACAAGTTCAAGGGGTCCTAAACCTTATTGATCTTGCTGGAAGTGAGCGATTATCAAGAAGTGGTGCAACGGGAGACCGTTTGAAGGAAACTCAG GCTATTAATAAAAGTCTGTCATCCTTGAGCGATGTGATATTTGCTCTGGCAAAGAAGGAGGATCATGTTCCTTTCAGGAATTCAAAGCTCACCTATCTTCTCCAG CCCTGTTTGGGAGGGGACTCGAAGACCCTCATGTTTGTCAACGTCTCACCAGATTCTACATCAGTAGGAGAATCTCTCTGTTCGCTTAGGTTTGCTCACCGGGTAAATGCCTGTGAAATTGGGGTTCCTCGGCGACAGACAACTGCACGGCCTACTTCAGATTCTCGCTTGAGTTACGGCTAA
- the LOC112168340 gene encoding thioredoxin-like protein CXXS1 has product MEVQVDEEPVEKSRVVKVDSLEAWDLSVTEATNQGSPIVVHFTASWCMPSVAMNPFFEELASSYPDVQFLTVDVDEVQEVATRLDIKAMPTFLVMKEGAQVDKVVGANPEEIRKRIDGSVQSIRISLA; this is encoded by the exons atggaagTTCAAGTAGATGAAGAGCCGGTGGAAAAGTCTAGGGTTGTGAAGGTTGATTCTTTGGAGGCTTGGGACTTGTCTGTAACTGAAGCCACTAACCAAGGCAGCCCT ATTGTTGTGCATTTTACTGCTTCCTGGTGTATGCCCTCTGTGGCTATGAACCCGTTCTTTGAAGAACTGGCCTCAAGCTATCCAGATGTTCAGTTTCTCACTGTTGATGTTGATGAAGTTCAG gAGGTGGCGACTCGGCTTGACATAAAGGCTATGCCGACTTTTTTGGTGATGAAGGAAGGTGCACAGGTTGACAAGGTTGTGGGTGCCAATCCTGAAGAGATAAGGAAAAGGATTGATGGTTCCGTTCAGTCCATACGTATATCTCTTGCATAG
- the LOC112165560 gene encoding transcription factor ILR3 isoform X1: MAAPASSSSPPQNWVFDYDLIGNISVPGGDLPSLDPPGFSWGSDSFPAPTAPSVDFDGSFGNSEIMKETGSNKRARSGSCNVSGSKACREKMRRDRLNDKFLELSTILEPGRPPKTDKAAILVDAVRMVNQLRGEAQNLKESSESLQEKITELKAEKNELRDEKQRLKAEKENLERQIKALGTQPGFLPHPAAIPAPFSAPGQVVGGKLMPFMGYPGVSGYPGVSMWQFMPQAAVDTSQDHVLRPPVA; this comes from the exons ATGGCTGctcctgcttcttcttcttcgccgCCGCAGAATTGGGTCTTCGATTATGATCTGATTGGGAACATCTCTGTTCCCGGTGGTGACTTGCCTTCCCTTGACCCGCCCGGTTTCTCTTGGGGCTCCGATTCGTTTCCCGCTCCGACAGCCCCAAG CGTCGACTTTGATGGCTCATTTGGAAATTCCGAGATTATGAAGGAAACTGGGTCGAACAAACG TGCCAGGTCCGGATCGTGCAATGTGTCTGGTTCTAAAGCCTGTAGAGAGAAAATGCGGAGGGACAGACTGAATGACAA GTTCCTGGAATTGAGTACTATCCTTGAACCTGGAAGGCCACCTAAAACTGACAAAGCTGCTATATTGGTTGATGCTGTTCGAATGGTGAATCAGTTACGTGGGGAAGCCCAAAATCTGAAGGAGTCGAGTGAGAGTCTGCAGGAGAAGATAACTGAATTGAAG GCTGAGAAAAACGAACTTCGTGATGAGAAGCAGAGGCTAAAAGCAGAGAAAGAGAACCTTGAGCGGCAAATTAAAGCCTTAGGTACACAACCAGGCTTCTTGCCTCACCCTGCTGCGATTCCAGCTCCATTTTCTGCCCCCGGCCAAGTTGTTGGCGGTAAACTGATGCCGTTCATGGGATATCCTGGAGTTTCTGGATACCCTGGAGTTTCTATGTGGCAGTTCATGCCACAGGCTGCAGTTGATACATCACAAGATCATGTTCTCCGTCCCCCAGTTGCCTGA
- the LOC112165560 gene encoding transcription factor ILR3 isoform X2, with protein MAAPASSSSPPQNWVFDYDLIGNISVPGGDLPSLDPPGFSWGSDSFPAPTAPSARSGSCNVSGSKACREKMRRDRLNDKFLELSTILEPGRPPKTDKAAILVDAVRMVNQLRGEAQNLKESSESLQEKITELKAEKNELRDEKQRLKAEKENLERQIKALGTQPGFLPHPAAIPAPFSAPGQVVGGKLMPFMGYPGVSGYPGVSMWQFMPQAAVDTSQDHVLRPPVA; from the exons ATGGCTGctcctgcttcttcttcttcgccgCCGCAGAATTGGGTCTTCGATTATGATCTGATTGGGAACATCTCTGTTCCCGGTGGTGACTTGCCTTCCCTTGACCCGCCCGGTTTCTCTTGGGGCTCCGATTCGTTTCCCGCTCCGACAGCCCCAAG TGCCAGGTCCGGATCGTGCAATGTGTCTGGTTCTAAAGCCTGTAGAGAGAAAATGCGGAGGGACAGACTGAATGACAA GTTCCTGGAATTGAGTACTATCCTTGAACCTGGAAGGCCACCTAAAACTGACAAAGCTGCTATATTGGTTGATGCTGTTCGAATGGTGAATCAGTTACGTGGGGAAGCCCAAAATCTGAAGGAGTCGAGTGAGAGTCTGCAGGAGAAGATAACTGAATTGAAG GCTGAGAAAAACGAACTTCGTGATGAGAAGCAGAGGCTAAAAGCAGAGAAAGAGAACCTTGAGCGGCAAATTAAAGCCTTAGGTACACAACCAGGCTTCTTGCCTCACCCTGCTGCGATTCCAGCTCCATTTTCTGCCCCCGGCCAAGTTGTTGGCGGTAAACTGATGCCGTTCATGGGATATCCTGGAGTTTCTGGATACCCTGGAGTTTCTATGTGGCAGTTCATGCCACAGGCTGCAGTTGATACATCACAAGATCATGTTCTCCGTCCCCCAGTTGCCTGA